The following nucleotide sequence is from Patescibacteria group bacterium.
CCATATTCCGCGAATTTTTCCATATCAGAAAAAGTGTCTCTCGCGAGTTTTTCATTAAGATTGTTTTTAATACATCCTTGAACAAATTCGTTTTTCATTTTAGCCATTAAAGACGCTATTTTTTTCCCCATTGCTTTTCTCAAAGTATCAGCTTGCCCTCCTGTAAATCCAGCCATATCTTTTGAAAGCTGCATTACCTGCTCCTGATAAACAATCACGCCATAAGTATTTTTTAAAGAGTTTTCCATAATAGGATGTTTAAAAACAACTTTTTTCTTTCCGTGTTTTCTATCTATAAATTCGTCAATCATTCCTGAATTCAAAGGACCTGGACGATAAAGCGCGACCATTGCTATAACATCTTCAAAAACAGACGGTTTAAGTAATTTTAAATATCTCCGCATCCCCGAACTTTCGAATTGAAAAATGCCTGTTGTGTCGCCTTTCGCGAATAGCGAAAAAACATTTTTGTCATCTAATGGGATGTCGTCAATGTTAATTTCAATATTTTTTGTATTGAGAATAATTTTCAGTGCGTTTTCAATAATTGTTAAATTTCTTAAGCCTAAAAAATCCATTTTCAATAATCCCAAATTATCCATCATTTTTCCGGAATATTGCGAGACGATTGTTCTATCTCCACTGGACGCGTATTGCAAGGGGACATTTTGGTCTAATGGATCTTTTGTGATAAGCACGGCGCAAGCGTGCGTGGAAGCGTGGCGCGCCACTCCTTCTAATTTAATGGCGGTATCTAAAATTTTTTTCGCGGCATTTTCATTTGCGTAAATTTCTCTTAGTTCAGCTACTTCTTCAATGGCTTTTTTTAGCTGAGTAAACATAGGAACCATTTTTGCCAATTTGTCGCAATAATTGTAATTAAAATCCAGAACTCTGCCAACATCGCGAATAGCGGCCTTTGCTGCCATTGTTCCAAAAGTAATAATCTGCGAAACCCTGTCGCGCCCGTATTTGTTTTCAACATAATGAATAACCTCATCTCGGCGAGTATCAGCAAAATCCAAATCAATGTCAGGCATAGAAATTCTATCTGGATTTAAAAATCGTTCAAACATTAAGTCGTATTTTAAAGGATCAATATTTGTAATTCCAGTTAAATACGCGATTAAACTTCCAGCCGCCGAACCTCTGCCAGGACCGACTACAATTTTTTGATTTTTAGCCCAATTCACAAAATCCTGCACAATCAGAAAATAAGACGAAAATCCTGTTTTATTAATAACGCCTAATTCATAGTTTAATCTGTTTAAAATTTTTTTTCTAAATTCATCATAATCATTCGGCCTGTTTTTGTTTCCATCGTTAAAATATTCAGGGTAGCGTTTTTCAAATCCTTTTTTACACAAACTTTTTAAATATTCCTCATCTGTTTGTTTATTTGGAACATCAAATTTTGGCAAATTGATTTTTCCCAGTTCAATTTTTAAATTGCATTTTTTAGCAACTTCTTCCGTGTTTTTAACAACATCTTTAAGATCATAAAAAAGCTCCAACATCTCTTTTTCGTTTTTAAAACTGCAATCCATCCCCATCATATTCATTCTGTCTTCGTCTTTTTTTTTCTTTTTCATTTGCAAACATAAAAGCACATCTTGCGCTTCTTCGTCTTCAATATTTAAATAGTGAACATCATTTGTCGCGACAACAGAAATTCCCATTTCTTTCCCTATTTTTATTATTCCTTTATTTGCTTTTTCTTGATTTTCAATATTTGGATGCCTTTGAACTTCTAAATAAAAATCATCGCCAAACAGATTTAAGTATTTTTTAACAACATCTTTTGCTTTGTCAACTCCTTGATTTATTACTGCTTGCGGAATTTCACCTTGCAAGCAAGCTGAAAGACAAATAAGCCCTTCATTATATTTTCGCAAAATTTCCCAGTCAATTCTTGGCTTGTAATAATAACCTTCTAAATGCGCTAATGTCGTGAGTTTTAACAAATTATGATATCCTGTTCCATTTTTCGCCAATAAAACTAAATGCCTGCGAATTTGTTTTGTCCTGTCCAATCTTGAACCGTCAACTAAATAAGCCTCGACGCCTATAATCGGCTTGATGCCCGCTTTAACGGCTTTTTGATAAAATTCAATAGCTCCATACATAACGCCATGATCAGTCAGCGCAACAGAATCCATATTATATTCTTTGGTTTTTGCTATTAAATCGTCTATTTTTATCAAGCCGTCCAGCAAGCTGTAATGGCTATGGACATGCAGGTGGGTAAATTTCATAAAATATATATAAAAAATTTAAAACTAATAAATAGAAAGTTTTAAGTTTTGAATTGTTTTTTTGCATTTTGCATTTTGAACTTTGAATTTTATTTATATATTAAAGTATTTTTGAATTATTAGCAATTATTTTTATTCTAATAATCTTTCTATTTTTTTTATTTGTTTTTTCCAGCTGAATTCTTGCTTCACTCTTTTTTCCCCGTTTTCGCCTAATTTTTCAGCAAAATTTTTATTATTTAATAATTTAATAACAGCATTGCTTATTTCATTTATGTTAATAGGATTGACTAACAGCCCTGTTTCATTATGGATAATCGCTTCAACAACTCCTCCAGACTTTCCTCCAATAACAGGCTTGCTAAAACAATTAGCTTCTAAAAAAACAATGCCAAAACCTTCAACATCTTCGTTTATCCGCCTGCATGGCATAATAAATAAATCGCATAAATCATACAATGCTTTAATTTCCTCATCCTTAGCGTTTGGAATAAAAATTATTTTATCATATACTGAAAATTCTACACTAAGTTTTACAAGTTTTTTTCTATAATACGCATCTCCGCCAGCCACTATATAAACAGCGTTTGCTACTTTCGATTTAATTTTTGGCATTGATTCTATTACCATATCAGCGCCTTTTCTCTCCACCATTCTGCCGATTGTAAGAATGATTTTTTTGTTTTCTAAATTGTATTTTTTAATTAAATAGTTTTTTCTTTTTTCATCAGCCAACGGTTTAAAATAAGGGCAAGGATAAACAGTTGTTATTTTATTTTTTTTTATTCCTAATTTTGTTAATTCTTGTTTTGTGAAATTGCTATTAGCTGTAATATATTTCGCGTTTTTTAATATTTTTTTTAACAAATAATTTTTTCTTTTTGATTTTTGCGCGGATAATATGTCAAAACTATGCGTTAAAACAATATAATTAAAATTCATTATTTTTGATAAAATCATAGCAACGGTTCCTAATGGCAAAACCTGTCCGACTAAAACTGTTTTTATTTTTTCTTTTCTAATTATTTTATACAAATGCCAAAAAGAAAAAAACCATTTTGGCCATATTAGCAAATTTGTTAAAAGATTTGCGCGATATATTTTGTAAGATTTTTTATCTTCGCCTGCTTTATCATCTCTGATTGTTAAAATAACAATTTTGTCTGATGGTAGATACTCGCATATTTTTCTATAATAATTTGCGACCCCGCCTAAATTCGGCGGAAAATCAATTGTAAATAAAAGCGTTTTATTCATATTTTTTTATACCAATAGAAATTAAAATTTTTTTAAGATCGTTTTTTGAAAAGCCTTTTATTAAATACAAAAATCCAAAATAAAATACTGCTGACAAAGGAATAATAAACAGCCAATTAATATATTGCTTTAAAAAAATAATTCCAACAGCCATTATAGACGCGCTAATAATGTTCTGAACAAATTTTGTGCTCAGTAATTTTTTATCATAGGCAATAACTTGTCGCGCGTAATACATTCCCAAGCCAAGCATTAAAAATTGACTAACAACAGAAGCAATAGCGGCCCCAGCTAAATTTATTTTTGGAATTAAAATCAAATTTAAAATAACATTGACAACCATAGCAATTCCCATATTCGCGGTATTTCTTTTTTGTCTGTTGGAAGCGTTCAAAAGCGAACCAACGGGAAAATAGAGAAACACAAACACCAAAGCAACCATTAAAAGCTGAAGCGGAAGTATTGAATTTAAAAATTCGTTGCCGTAAATTGTTGTTATAATTTCTTTTGCCAGCGCGATAACTCCAAAACAAATTGGAACAGAAATAATAGTTAAATATATTATCGATTTTTCAAAAGTTGTTTTTAATTTTTCCTTTGAATGTTCAAAATAACTGCTCATTGCCGGATAAATTGACGCCACAAACGCCGCTGGAATAAATTGCAAAGAAAAAACTAATTTATTTGCCACTCCATACCAGCCAACATAAATATCACCCGCAAGCCTTGAAAGAAGCACAGTGTCAATATGAGTATAAACTCTGTTGAAAATGCCTGCTAGCATAAACGGGAAAGAAGCAATTAACAAAATTTTCGCGAATTGTTTGTTAATTGAAAATTTTAATTTTATTTTCGCGACGCGAATAGCCAGACTAAAAGAATAAACAGCGTTTAAAAAACTGGACAAAACAAGAACGCCAATAAGCATCGCTATTGATTTTGTGGTAAAAAGTATTATTCCTCCTAAAATTACGGTTAAAATTTGATAGCAAATAATTCCGATTGCTTCATATTTTAATATTTGCCAAGACCTTAAAATCGCGTAAAAAGTCAGAGTAAAAGAATCAAAAAACATTACAGCGCTTGCTATATAAACTAATTTTTTGATATAAGCGTCGTATCCTAAAAAATTTATGACAATCGCAATCATTGACATTGTTAAAATACTAAAAACCAATTTTAGAGTTATAATTGAATTAAAATAGTTTTTTGCTTTTTCTTTATATTTAGCGACTTCCCTGATTAAAATCGGCGTAAGTCCTGCATCAATAAAAACTGAAAAAATAGTTGTAAAAGAAAGCGCGAAAAAATATTTTCCAATTATCTCAGGCCCTACGTTTCTGGCAATTAAAGCAATATAAACAAAAGCCAATATTTTTTGAAAAATAAAAGCAAAAGTTATGTAAGCTGTATTTTTGGCAATAGACATAATATAAACTCAAAATGCAAAAATCAAAATAATTATATAAAATAAAAATAAAAAAATTATCTTAAATTTTATTTTATTATACTATAATTTTTAAATATAACATAAAAAAATATTTAAAAAATAAAAACGCGTATTGTCGCGTCTTTATTTAAATACAAATTTGTAAAAATTAATCATCACTATTTTTTTTCATCTGTTTGTTCCGTTGGCTTTTCTTCAGCTTTTTCATCTTTTTTGTCTTCGTCTTTTGTTTTTTCTGAATCAGCCTCTTCTTTTTCTCCCTTCTCTTTTTTTTCTATTCTTGGCTTAGAAACACTTGCTATGGCAATGTCTGGATTTCCTAATATTTCAATAGTCTCAGAAATTTTTAAGTCTTTAATATGAATAACATCATCAAAGCTTTTTAGCGCGGTTAAGTCAACTTTTATTTCGCTTATCAAATCTTTTGGTAAACATTTAATTTCAACTTCTTTTATTTTTGCAACTAAAGTTCCCCCAAGCTCTTTAACGGCTTTTGGCTCTCCAATGAAATTTAATTCCACGCTGGCCGTAAGTTTTTGCCCATATTTAATTTTATAAAAATCAATATGATCTATCTTCCCGCTTACAACATTGCGAAATATTTGATGAATAAGAACAGGAATTTCTTGATCATTAATTTTAAGATTAATTAAAGTGCTGTTTCCTGCTTTTTCATAAATTTTTTCAAAAGGGATATATTTTGCTGTTAAATTTGTAGGCTTTATTCCTTGGCCATAAATAACAGCTGGAATTTTACCATTCTCTCTTATTTGGCTAACTTTTTTTCCAACTATTTCCCTTTTTTCAACTTTTAAAGATTCCATAAAAAATAAGTTATTATTTAATCATTTCAACAAAGTTAATGGTTTTATCCTCTAACATTTGATGAATATCTAAAACATCGTCTTCGCTAACCCCATCTCCTTTTCTAAATTTCGCGACTTCTGATTTTTGCAAATCAGTCGCGAAGCTAACAACGCTAATTCCCATTGGACTAAAATTCACAATCCCGATTAAACTAACAGAACATTTTTTACAGCTAATATAAACAAGGGAATCATTATCGCTATCTTCAATAACAGACATTTCCAAATAATCCTGCTTGCTTCCGCAAATAGGACATTTTGGCATAAAATGCTTGTCTAAATTATTGGTTGGAAATAAAGGATTAAACATAAATATAAATACAATATAACACAAATAATAATTCAGTCAAGATAAAATTAAGCATTATCCAAAAAAAACAGAATAATCCCGACAACGGCGCTTACTCCGCTGATTACCCAAAAACGCATCACAATGGTTGCTTCAGCCCACCCTTTTGCTTCTAAGTGATGATGAATGGGGCTGGAAATAAACAATTTTTTTCCTGTTGTTTTTCTATACCCCCATTGAGTTAAAACTGAACAAGTTTCCATTACAAAAACCAAGCCAATAATAGGCAAAAGCAAAG
It contains:
- a CDS encoding flippase — its product is MSIAKNTAYITFAFIFQKILAFVYIALIARNVGPEIIGKYFFALSFTTIFSVFIDAGLTPILIREVAKYKEKAKNYFNSIITLKLVFSILTMSMIAIVINFLGYDAYIKKLVYIASAVMFFDSFTLTFYAILRSWQILKYEAIGIICYQILTVILGGIILFTTKSIAMLIGVLVLSSFLNAVYSFSLAIRVAKIKLKFSINKQFAKILLIASFPFMLAGIFNRVYTHIDTVLLSRLAGDIYVGWYGVANKLVFSLQFIPAAFVASIYPAMSSYFEHSKEKLKTTFEKSIIYLTIISVPICFGVIALAKEIITTIYGNEFLNSILPLQLLMVALVFVFLYFPVGSLLNASNRQKRNTANMGIAMVVNVILNLILIPKINLAGAAIASVVSQFLMLGLGMYYARQVIAYDKKLLSTKFVQNIISASIMAVGIIFLKQYINWLFIIPLSAVFYFGFLYLIKGFSKNDLKKILISIGIKKYE
- a CDS encoding DNA polymerase III subunit alpha gives rise to the protein MKFTHLHVHSHYSLLDGLIKIDDLIAKTKEYNMDSVALTDHGVMYGAIEFYQKAVKAGIKPIIGVEAYLVDGSRLDRTKQIRRHLVLLAKNGTGYHNLLKLTTLAHLEGYYYKPRIDWEILRKYNEGLICLSACLQGEIPQAVINQGVDKAKDVVKKYLNLFGDDFYLEVQRHPNIENQEKANKGIIKIGKEMGISVVATNDVHYLNIEDEEAQDVLLCLQMKKKKKDEDRMNMMGMDCSFKNEKEMLELFYDLKDVVKNTEEVAKKCNLKIELGKINLPKFDVPNKQTDEEYLKSLCKKGFEKRYPEYFNDGNKNRPNDYDEFRKKILNRLNYELGVINKTGFSSYFLIVQDFVNWAKNQKIVVGPGRGSAAGSLIAYLTGITNIDPLKYDLMFERFLNPDRISMPDIDLDFADTRRDEVIHYVENKYGRDRVSQIITFGTMAAKAAIRDVGRVLDFNYNYCDKLAKMVPMFTQLKKAIEEVAELREIYANENAAKKILDTAIKLEGVARHASTHACAVLITKDPLDQNVPLQYASSGDRTIVSQYSGKMMDNLGLLKMDFLGLRNLTIIENALKIILNTKNIEINIDDIPLDDKNVFSLFAKGDTTGIFQFESSGMRRYLKLLKPSVFEDVIAMVALYRPGPLNSGMIDEFIDRKHGKKKVVFKHPIMENSLKNTYGVIVYQEQVMQLSKDMAGFTGGQADTLRKAMGKKIASLMAKMKNEFVQGCIKNNLNEKLARDTFSDMEKFAEYGFNRSHAACYGLIGYQTAYLKANYPVEFMAALLSSNEGDVDKIAIDVQECQKIGIEVLPPDINESFKHFTVVPLLADNKNKIGQIRFGLLTIKNVGGNIVEKVIKERKKSGEFKNLINFLIRIKDKNLNKKSLESLIKCGAFDHFDERSKLLFNVEKILSFVRQNREESNNKQGNLLGMLSNPYKATLKLENINDNEKISKNEKLSWEKELLGLYISDHPFSKFVSALKGKATSLAEINKINASNKQKIIISGIISKIQKIFTKNGETMLFIKIEDTTSNLELLIFPKIFLEYKELWEEEKIIMAKGRLSDKDGVPKLIVESVSELNLDNINSVFFGLNKSNYNGNGHENNFYYQKKSESLNVSDKNTQHQYNKFVDIKIPQFIKKQNLVKLKKIFKKQTGDIKVRFVINNSNGAKIINTSFSVSQQNIETAKKEANSVIKKIYET
- a CDS encoding 50S ribosomal protein L25, with product MESLKVEKREIVGKKVSQIRENGKIPAVIYGQGIKPTNLTAKYIPFEKIYEKAGNSTLINLKINDQEIPVLIHQIFRNVVSGKIDHIDFYKIKYGQKLTASVELNFIGEPKAVKELGGTLVAKIKEVEIKCLPKDLISEIKVDLTALKSFDDVIHIKDLKISETIEILGNPDIAIASVSKPRIEKKEKGEKEEADSEKTKDEDKKDEKAEEKPTEQTDEKK
- a CDS encoding glycosyltransferase family 4 protein encodes the protein MNKTLLFTIDFPPNLGGVANYYRKICEYLPSDKIVILTIRDDKAGEDKKSYKIYRANLLTNLLIWPKWFFSFWHLYKIIRKEKIKTVLVGQVLPLGTVAMILSKIMNFNYIVLTHSFDILSAQKSKRKNYLLKKILKNAKYITANSNFTKQELTKLGIKKNKITTVYPCPYFKPLADEKRKNYLIKKYNLENKKIILTIGRMVERKGADMVIESMPKIKSKVANAVYIVAGGDAYYRKKLVKLSVEFSVYDKIIFIPNAKDEEIKALYDLCDLFIMPCRRINEDVEGFGIVFLEANCFSKPVIGGKSGGVVEAIIHNETGLLVNPININEISNAVIKLLNNKNFAEKLGENGEKRVKQEFSWKKQIKKIERLLE